The DNA window CGCACCATGTCGGGCGAGGAGCGCCTGCGGACGCTTGATTTCGAGCTGATGAGCACCGATGAGATTACCCAAGCCAAACGTATGTTGGCGCAGCTATTCCTGCCTGTAAAACCGATCCCGTCGCGACGCGGCATGGCCAGTCTGCGCGGTTCTAAGGTGGATTGGCGACGTACGCTCAGGGCTTCGATGCGGCAGGGGGGCGAGATACGTGATATCGCCAAGCTGACACCTCGTCCGCGTTGGCCGAACCTGGTGGTGCTTTGCGATATTTCGGGCTCGATGAGTCAATACAGTCGTATCATTCTGCATTTTCTCCACGCTGTCAGCAACGCCAAGGGCGCGGGGTGGGCCAAGGTGCATGCCTTCACTTTTGGCACAAGGCTGACCAACATCACACGCCACCTGGCGCAGCGCGATGTGGATGCGGCGCTCAAATCCGCGGGCGCAGAGGCGCAGGATTGGGAAGGCGGCACGCGGATCGGCTCGTGCCTACATGGTTTCAACCGCGACTGGTCGCGCCGGGTCATGGGGCAGGGAGCAGTGGTGCTGCTCATCACAGATGGTTTGGACCGCGACGACCCTGATCAGTTGGGCCACGAGATGCAGCGCCTGCAATTGTCGTCCCGACGGCTGATCTGGCTGAACCCATTGCTGCGGTGGGAGGGGTTTGCCCCCAAGGCCCAAGGGATCGCGGCGATGCTGCCCCATGTCGACAGCTTCCGCGCGGGTCATTCCATCGCCTCGCTTCAGGAACTGGCCGAAGTTATCTCACGCCCCGATGACGTGGGCGAGAAAGCGCGGTTGATGGCCGCGCTTCCCTAAGGGCGGCTTACTGCAGCTGCTCTTGATTGCACTTGGCAGCGGCTTCAATCGCTTTTTTGGTGCCTTTGAGGTTCACGACAAAGCCATAGTCTTTCTCGGGGAAGACCGACATGACGTATTCCTTGGCCACAGCCTCGATCACGGACGGGTCGTCGGTCAGCACGTAGCCGCCTGAATACCCCTTGGTGATGTTGCCGCGCATGCCGGTGGCTTCGCCGACATAGATCTTGTCACCCAAGACGATGGCGACGGCTTCTTTGTCGCCCTTCTTGATGTTGGTTTCGGCCTGGGTGAAGACGCCGATATAGGCCACGCCGCGATCCGCGGTCAGGCCCATCTGCACCACGTTGCCCAGGTCATCCTTGCTTTCAATCATGCAGGACTTCTTTTCGGTGTCGGCATAGATGTTCCAACCTTCAACCGCGCCGAAGGGTTCGAATTTTTCGGCCTGGGCGGTGGTCGCCAGCATCATGCATGCGGCAGCGGCCAGTTTGGGGATGTGTTTCAACACAGGGTGCGCTCCTGAAAAAGAGGTTTGATCTTTAAAGTTATCTGCGGGGAAAAGCCACGCTTTGCCATATGGTTAGGCCGTATTAAGGTACGCCTTGTCTATGAGTAGCACAACCCCGAGACGTTCCCTGCGTCACTTTGATCTAAATCATTCCAATGTTGGAATGTGTATCATATTTCAGAATCAGAATATGATTTTGGAAAGGAAATCCCATGCAACTGAACTGGAAGGTTGGCGGGCTGCTGCTGGGGCTGGTG is part of the Falsiruegeria litorea R37 genome and encodes:
- a CDS encoding vWA domain-containing protein, which gives rise to MAEQIPLDIPERPKLAQNITHFARALRKAGLPIGPGRVIDAIHAVEAAGFTEKRDFYWTLHACFVNKPEHREVFAQIFRLYWRDPRYLEQMMAAMLPAIRGVQEDREAQAAERRAAEALLDGVERDAPPQEEGEASEETEIEIDASRTMSGEERLRTLDFELMSTDEITQAKRMLAQLFLPVKPIPSRRGMASLRGSKVDWRRTLRASMRQGGEIRDIAKLTPRPRWPNLVVLCDISGSMSQYSRIILHFLHAVSNAKGAGWAKVHAFTFGTRLTNITRHLAQRDVDAALKSAGAEAQDWEGGTRIGSCLHGFNRDWSRRVMGQGAVVLLITDGLDRDDPDQLGHEMQRLQLSSRRLIWLNPLLRWEGFAPKAQGIAAMLPHVDSFRAGHSIASLQELAEVISRPDDVGEKARLMAALP